In Porites lutea chromosome 7, jaPorLute2.1, whole genome shotgun sequence, a single window of DNA contains:
- the LOC140942753 gene encoding uncharacterized protein, whose translation MSNQKPEHQHENQALTDAENRIREACEILKRETNRLRQEQESIDAMSKKLDQVHFTSTVKLNVGGQHFTTSVQTLRKDPNSMLAAMFSGKFEMKPSEDGSFFIDRDGTYFRFILNYLRNGELILPDGATFLKELEAEAKFYQLQGILNDLKPKEPKGFEESVILTNEEHRRVLRSWLPEAMKGDWRLLFRASRDGFASSEFHSKCDNKGPTITVAKSGGNIFGGFTEKAWASIPKWVSCHHAFLFSFVNPSGLGPTKLSLISGKESNSIYCDGLHGPVFGSANDLYISNDANKNTVSLSRLGSNYQCPPGQQNTFFTGANNFTVTDYEVFGLLQ comes from the exons ATGAGCAATCAAAAACCTGAACACCAACATGAAAATCAAGCCTTGACAGACGCTGAAAATCGCATTAGAGAAGCGTGTGAAATCCTAAAGCGAGAAACAAATAGACTTCGCCAGGAGCAAGAATCCATCGATGCGATGTCGAAGAAACTAGACCAGGTTCACTTTACATCCACTGTTAAACTCAACGTTGGTGGTCAGCACTTCACCACAAGTGTGCAGACACTGAGAAAAGATCCCAACTCGATGCTTGCCGCCATGTTTTCTGGTAAATTTGAGATGAAGCCCTCTGAAGATGGTTCTTTCTTTATCGACCGAGATGGAACTTACTTCCGGTTTATACTAAATTATCTTCGTAACGGAGAACTTATCTTGCCAGATGGTGCTACGTTCCTCAAGGAACTCGAAGCAGAAGCTAAGTTTTACCAACTTCAAGGGATACTGAATGATCTGAAGCCTAAAGAACCGAAAGGGTTCGAGGAGTCGGTGATACTGACGAACGAAGAGCATCGAAGAGTCTTGAGAAGTTGGTTACCTGAGGCTATGAAAGGCGATTGGCGTTTGCTGTTCCGAGCTTCACGAGATGGCTTTGCCTCTTCAGAGTTTCATTCAAAGTGCGACAACAAAGGACCTACAATTACCGTTGCAAAAAGTGGAGGAAACATTTTTGGAGGCTTCACCGAGAAGGCTTGGGCAA GTATCCCTAAATGGGTGTCATGTCACCATGCCTTCCTGTTTAGCTTTGTGAACCCAAGTGGTCTGGGACCAACCAAACTGTCGCTCATCTCAGGGAAGGAGTCAAATAGCATCTACTGTGATGGCCTCCATGGACCAGTTTTTGGCTCTGCGAATGACCTGTATATATCAAATGATGCAAACAAGAATACTGTAAGTTTAAGTAGACTCGGCAGCAACTATCAGTGCCCACCTGGACAGCAGAACACGTTCTTCACAGGTGCTAATAATTTCACTGTGACAGATTACGAGGTGTTTGGACTCCTCCAGTGA